From a region of the Danio aesculapii chromosome 4, fDanAes4.1, whole genome shotgun sequence genome:
- the LOC130222188 gene encoding tripartite motif-containing protein 16-like, whose translation MVTEEGCGFLSSALTSNPSHLRELDLSYNHPGDSGVKLLSEQLEDPNYTLDKLNLDHGGDARITAGPRKYVCFLTLDPNTAHTRLILSEENREVKRMRENQPYPDHPDRFEYCPQVLCRESVCGRCYWETDCSGDDVYISVSYKSIRRKGRGYESWFRSNAQSWSLICDSSSFSFSHNDTHTRLPVKRLSSRIGVFVDHSAGTLIFYNIYRDTMSLIHSVQTTFTEPLWPGFRLYYPGSSVKLS comes from the exons atggtgacagaggaaggctgtggttttctgtcttcagctctgacttcaaacccctcacacctgagagagctggatctgagctacaatcatccaggagattcaggagtcaagctgctctctgaacaactggaggatccaaactacacactggacaaactcaa tctggatcatggaggagacgcgaggattacagcaggaccacgcaaat atgtctgtttcctcacactggatccaaacacagcacacactcgtctaattctgtctgaggagaacagagaggtgaagcGTATGAGGGAGaatcagccgtatcctgatcatccagacagatttgaatATTgtcctcaggtgttgtgcagagagagtgtgtgtggacgctgttactgggagactgaCTGCAGTGGAGATGATGTGtatatatcagtgtcatataagagcatcaggaggaagggacGAGGTTATGAGTCTTGGTTTAGAtctaatgctcagtcctggagtttgatctGTGATTCCTCCAGTTTCTCATTCTcacacaatgacacacacactCGTCTTCCAGTGAAGCGGCTCAGCagtagaataggagtgtttgtggatcacagtgcaggaactctgatcttctacaacatctatagagacacaatgagcctcatccactcagtccagaccacattcactgagccgctctggcctgggtttaGGCTTTATTAtcctggatcatcagtgaaactgagctga